In Ahaetulla prasina isolate Xishuangbanna chromosome 5, ASM2864084v1, whole genome shotgun sequence, the following are encoded in one genomic region:
- the ZIC5 gene encoding zinc finger protein ZIC 5 gives MGANRAALASANHRSPSNPTRAHFQTLVPNRAAQMCRALCQSLEARAGSGWNEQPSWKAEETKEVKEPLNRSMFGKAAALVTVAAAAGRGRKASAPAGLAQARATPGRLDGPLGGGGMEPALSCKRSPSLRLADSFGGGGFHPLHPGDLGSSDPAATAPFGPEHVAAGALKLSPASPEATFAAAASLQSAGSGVSANGAAPASASQPYRAAIRELALRREPGLRGDPPQLQQPPAAASSPMFISSAGTYGAGGDLHAAVFPGLHEHPAGTSGGHHPLNGQMRLGLAVAAAAAAAAEFYGRIEPFRPSPAAAVAGSEASYGPAAHSYPVNLAAAAAAALQQQQQQHHHHAHPPAHAHHASPPPQQPHHAGAAPAALLRYMRQPIKQELICKWLEAEAGGGGGGGTPPCSKTYSTMHELVNHVTVEHVGGPEQSSHVCFWEECPRQGKPFKAKYKLINHIRVHTGEKPFPCPFPGCGKVFARSENLKIHKRTHTGEKPFKCEFDGCDRKFANSSDRKKHSHVHTSDKPYFCKVRGCDKSYTHPSSLRKHMKIHCKSPPPSPTPGSHGYQPVGTTLGAPLSPLQDSGRGQPTSLSPQVTNLNEWYVCQASGAANHLHTPSSNATSSEEEDEEEETYGNSESRTVH, from the exons ATGGGAGCCAATCGCGCTGCCCTGGCCTCTGCCAATCATCGGTCTCCCTCCAATCCCACCCGCGCACATTTCCAAACTCTGGTTCCCAACCGCGCCGCTCAAATGTGCCGAGCGCTCTGCCAATCGCTGGAGGCCAGAGCGGGGAGCGGATGGAATGAGCAGCCGAGTTGGAAAGCGGAGGAGACAAAAGAAGTTAAAGAGCCGCTTAATCGCTCCATGTTTGGCAAGGCGGCGGCGCTGGTGAcggtggcggcggcagcgggCAGGGGGAGGAAGGCTTCAGCCCCCGCCGGGCTGGCCCAGGCCCGGGCTACCCCGGGGCGGCTCGATGGGCCATTGGGCGGCGGCGGCATGGAGCCCGCGCTGAGTTGCAAGAGGAGTCCCAGCCTGCGCTTGGCCGACTCCTTCGGCGGCGGCGGCTTCCATCCCTTGCACCCGGGGGACTTGGGCTCTTCGGACCCGGCTGCTACCGCCCCCTTCGGGCCCGAGCACGTGGCGGCGGGGGCTCTCAAGCTCAGCCCAGCCAGTCCCGAAGCGACTTTCGCCGCGGCCGCCTCTTTGCAATCGGCCGGGAGCGGAGTTAGCGCCAACGGCGCGGCTCCCGCCTCGGCTAGTCAGCCTTACAGGGCGGCGATCAGGGAGCTGGCGTTGCGACGGGAGCCGGGCTTGCGGGGGGATCCGCCGCAGCTCCAGCAGCCCCCGGCGGCCGCCAGCTCGCCCATGTTCATCTCCTCGGCCGGCACCTACGGCGCCGGCGGGGATCTCCACGCCGCCGTCTTTCCGGGCCTGCACGAGCATCCCGCCGGCACCTCTGGCGGGCACCACCCGCTCAACGGCCAGATGCGCTTGGGGCTGGCCgtggctgccgccgccgccgccgcggcgGAGTTTTACGGCCGCATCGAGCCCTTCCGCCCTTcgcccgccgccgccgtcgccgGTTCCGAAGCGTCCTACGGCCCTGCAGCCCACAGCTATCCGGTCAACTTGGCGGCCGCGGCCGCCGCCGCtttgcagcaacagcagcagcaacaccaCCACCACGCGCACCcgcctgcacatgcgcaccacgCGTCGCCGCCGCCGCAGCAGCCGCACCACGCGGGCGCCGCCCCCGCCGCCCTCCTGCGCTACATGCGGCAGCCCATTAAGCAAGAACTGATCTGCAAGTGGCTGGAGGCCgaggcgggcggcggcggcggcggcggcacgcCACCCTGCTCCAAGACCTATAGCACCATGCACGAGCTGGTCAACCACGTCACGGTGGAGCACGTCGGGGGGCCTGAGCAGAGCAGCCACGTGTGTTTCTGGGAGGAGTGTCCCCGCCAAGGGAAGCCCTTCAAGGCCAAGTACAAGCTCATCAACCACATCCGCGTGCATACGGGCGAGAAGCCTTTTCCCTGCCCTTTCCCGGGATGCGGCAAGGTCTTCGCCCGCTCCGAGAACCTCAAGATCCACAAGCGGACTCATACAG GGGAGAAGCCTTTTAAATGCGAGTTTGATGGCTGCGACAGGAAGTTTGCCAATAGCAGTGACAGAAAGAAACACTCCCATGTCCACACCAGTGACAAGCCATACTTCTGCAAAGTCAGAGGCTGTGATAAGTCCTACACACATCCCAGCTCTTTGCGAAAACACATGAAGATCCACTGCAaatccccaccaccttctcccacCCCAGGATCTCATGGGTACCAGCCCGTGGGGACAACCCTGGGTGCCCCTCTTTCCCCACTCCAGGACTCAGGAAGGGGTCAGCCTACCAGCCTTTCTCCTCAGGTTACCAATCTCAATGAATGGTACGTTTGCCAGGCCAGTGGGGCGGCCAACCACCTCCATACCCCATCCAGCAATGCCACCTCTTCtgaggaggaagatgaggaggaagagaCCTACGGGAACTCTGAGTCAAGAACTGTTCATTAG